Proteins from one Hemibagrus wyckioides isolate EC202008001 linkage group LG16, SWU_Hwy_1.0, whole genome shotgun sequence genomic window:
- the LOC131366998 gene encoding huntingtin-interacting protein 1-related protein isoform X2 — translation MWEQPQRTEKMSRDKSEKKDKSEKALAAEKEQFVKLQLQSISKCITSTEAPIKAKYGRNILLGTHWESGAVTFWSHAVNLPLASNAIVSWKFCHMVHKLLRDGHPNTLRDSRGHVPNIKQMGTLWGSLHDRYGHIVALYAKFLCVKIDFHCKRTTIPPNLEAPDEVLERAIAVDINEVFEITGEVQDYMDAALVLQETVFRQLESNNTSSTTVVGQCRLAPLVLLIQDCSPLYHFLVKLLFKLHSRIPIDALLGHRERFRDQFNSLSQFFEKARSLEFFKSIIQIPDFPDSPPNFLRAASMTDYVKPVVVHDQFPEDDDTESQVEAGEGYPMFYSLNQYDPTNDIPAQRENESMRKELEALKPEMKMFKAEAQRAVVHLKDQVNKLEAELEDQRTHKQMALVENEQLRMEVEALRAQTAIAASMQASVDDSRVQTAQMHFTRLKEKHAELVTRHADLMRKNADMVKQLASTQQAQEELVQAKQQIAVELEQIKQENNTKLEAQKAEIVQMKQELQTSKAEITNVQSVLQSKEKTGDQLSSVLVGLQAEKETLMRSLKEQEAELANLRQSSQLHQTTLQQEREQTQREMSTLQSQLQEKVSREQEQQMELDKLKRELELKRAEALSVQSALQSKEAAGDQLSSVLVGLQAEKEKLLRLLKEQEAELAKLRQAAQLHQITLQQERDKYQREIDSLKSQLQEKREQEQQLEIAQLKQELETRRAEVTNVQSALHSKETAGHEMNTVLVGLQAQKETLMRSLKEQEAELANLRQAAQLHQTMLQQEREKNQRELSTLQSQLHAKLSRESELQLKLQEEQFCLLQCAVVEAEGIILDALAKVDDPMHVRCVCTPEYLINRAETTLVSIDKMQQSHAGYLRNLDDASGLLRSVTQFSHLAADTIVNGAAASHSAPTDQADRLTDNCRDCATHCLQFLKELKLKATLQGADPSAIRYTVQRILNQATDLRRNDADVLKAELADMVDKEMAATSTAIEDAVMRMEEILSQARRDTSGLKLEVNQSILGSCSDLMKAIHMLVTAATDLQKDIVESGRGSSSVKDFYAKNSCWTEGLISASKAVGWGATQMVDSADKVVTDRGKYEELIVCSHEIAASTAQLVAASKVKADRSNKKLNTLLQASRHVNDMAAVVVTSTKTGQMQIEDKDPMDFSGISLIKLKTEEMESQVKVLELENQLSNERQRLGELRKKHYELAGVPLDQTVERDIDGFVSVLPPVMSEPSLPALPKPEPPKNHPAKKPSIFKSGSLLKNKFR, via the exons ATGTGGGAACAACCGCaaag GACTGAAAAAATGTCGAGagataaaagtgaaaaaaaggaCAAATCTGAGAAGGCGCTGGCAGCAGAAAAAGAACAATTTGTCAAACTTCAG CTGCAGAGCATTTCAAAGTGCATAACCAGCACAGAGGCTCCGATAAAGGCAAAATATGGCCGCA ATATCCTGTTAGGAACTCATTGGGAAAGTGGAGCCGTTACTTTCTGGTCCCATGCAGTGAATTTGCCTCTGGCCAGCAACGCCATCGTCAGCTGGAAATTCTGCCATATGGTGCATAAACTCCTACGTGATGGTCATCCTAAT ACCCTGCGAGATAGCCGAGGACATGTCCCAAATATTAAGCAAATGGGAACTTTATGG GGAAGCCTCCATGATCGATATGGGCATATTGTTGCTCTTTATGCAAAATTCCTGTGCGTCAAAATTGACTTCCATTGTAAG CGCACAACGATTCCACCAAATCTTGAAGCTCCTGACGAGGTCCTCGAGAGGGCTATTGCGGTTGATATAAACgaagt GTTTGAAATCACAGGTGAAGTGCAAGATTATATGGACGCTGCGCTTGTTTTACAAGAAACAG TTTTCAGACAGCTTGAATCCAACAATACGAGCTCGACGACCGTCGTGGGTCAGTGCCGCCTAGCTCCCTTGGTCCTGCTCATCCAAGACTGCAGCCCTCTCTATCACTTCCTCGTCAAGCTCCTGTTCAAGCTGCATAGCC GAATACCCATAGATGCTCTGTTGGGACATCGTGAGCGATTCCGTGATCAGTTCAACAG TCTTTCCCAGTTCTTTGAGAAAGCCAGGAGCCTGGAGTTCTTTAAATCCATCATACAGATCCCTGATTTTCCTGAT TCCCCTCCAAACTTCTTGCGTGCAGCTTCAATGACTGATTATGTCAAGCCAGTGGTGGTTCATGATCAGTTTCCTGAAGATGATGATACAGAGAGTCAGGTGGAAGCTGGTGAAGGATACCCGATG TTCTATTCTTTAAACCAATACGACCCAACAAATGATATACCTGCCCAAAG gGAGAATGAGTCTATGAGGAAGGAGCTCGAAGCACTGAAACCTGAGATGAAGATGTTCAAAGCTGAG GCCCAGCGTGCCGTCGTTCACCTGAAGGACCAGGTGAATAAGTTGGAGGCGGAGCTGGAAGATCAGCGCACTCACAAGCAGATGGCCTTGGTGGAGAATGAGCAGTTGCGCATGGAGGTGGAGGCATTAAGGGCACAGACAGCAATCGCAGCGAGTATGCAGGCCTCTGTAGATGACA GCCGAGTTCAAACTGCCCAGATGCATTTCACTCGGCTTAAAGAAAAGCATGCCGAGCTGGTCACCAGACACGCTGATCTCATGAGAAAG AATGCAGACATGGTGAAGCAGCTGGCCAGCACGCAGCAAGCCCAGGAGGAACTGGTCCAGGCCAAGCAGCAGATCGCAGTAGAATTGGAGCAGATCAAACAGGAGAACAATACGAAG CTTGAAGCACAGAAGGCAGAAATTGTCCAAATGAAGCAAGAGCTGCAGACCAGTAAAGCTGAAATTACAAATGTTCAGAGTGTGCTCCAGAGCAAAGAAaag acaggAGATCAGCTGAGCAGTGTGTTGGTGGGGCTTCAGGCTGAGAAGGAAACACTGATGCGTTCTCTGAAAGAGCAGGAGGCCGAGCTTGCTAACCTGCGCCAGAGCTCCCAGCTGCACCAGACAACACTGcagcaggagagagagcagACCCAGAGAGAGATGAGCACCCTGCAGAGCCAACTACAGGAAAAA GTGAGTCGAGAGCAGGAGCAGCAGATGGAGTTGGATAAACTAAAGAGAGAGCTGGAGTTGAAAAGAGCAGAGGCACTAAGTGTGCAGAGTGCACTACAGAGTAAAGAGGCG gcAGGAGATCAGCTGAGCAGTGTGTTGGTGGGGCTTCAGGCTGAGAAGGAAAAACTGTTGCGTTTACTGAAAGAGCAGGAGGCCGAGCTTGCTAAACTGCGCCAGGCTGCTCAGTTGCACCAGATCACGCtgcagcaagagagagacaaataccAGAGGGAGATTGACTCACTGAAGAGCCAACTACAAGAAAAA CgggagcaggagcagcagcTGGAAATCGCCCAACTGAAACAAGAGCTAGAGACGAGGAGAGCAGAAGTGACAAATGTTCAAAGTGCTCTTCACAGCAAGGAGACG GCTGGACATGAGATGAACACTGTGTTGGTGGGGCTGCAGGCTCAAAAGGAAACACTGATGCGTTCTCTGAAAGAGCAGGAGGCCGAGCTTGCTAACCTGCGCCAGGCTGCTCAGCTGCACCAGACCATGCtgcagcaggagagagagaagaaccaGAGAGAGCTGAGCACCCTGCAGAGCCAACTACATGCCAAG ttgagCCGGGAGTCGGAGCTTCAGCTAAAGCTGCAGGAGGAGCAGTTTTGCTTATTGCAATGCGCTGTGGTGGAGGCGGAGGGCATCATATTAGATGCTCTGGCCAAAGTGGATGACCCCATGCACGTGCGTTGTGTTTGCACTCCTG AATATTTGATCAATCGGGCCGAGACCACTCTGGTGTCCATTGACAAGATGCAACAAAGTCATGCTGGGTACTTAAGAAATCTGGATG ATGCCAGTGGGCTGTTGAGATCTGTGACTCAGTTTTCCCACCTTGCAGCAGACACTATTGTTAATGGAGCTGCTGCATCCCACTCTGCACCCACTGACCAAGCTGACA GGCTGACCGATAACTGCAGGGACTGTGCTACTCACTGTCTGCAGTTCCTTAAAGAGCTCAAGCTGAAGGCCACACTGCAGGGAGCTGACCCGAGCGCCATCCGCTACACGGTCCAGCGTATCCTCAACCAAGCcact GATTTACGACGAAATGATGCAGACGTTCTGAAAGCAGAGCTGGCAGACATGGTGGATAAAGAGATGGCTGCCACCTCCACCGCTATTGAGGATGCAGTTATGAGGATGGAG GAAATATTGAGCCAAGCAAGACGAGATACATCTGGATTAAAATTGGAAGTTAACCAAAG CATCCTTGGTTCCTGCTCTGATCTGATGAAA GCTATACACATGTTGGTCACAGCTGCCACAGATTTACAGAAGGACATTGTGGAAAGCGGTCGG GGATCTAGCTCTGTGAAAGATTTCTATGCCAAGAATTCCTGCTGGACTGAGGGGCTTATCTCCGCCTCCAAGGCTGTAGGATGGGGAGCCACACAGATGGT TGATTCTGCTGACAAAGTAGTGACAGACCGAGGCAAATATGAGGAACTGATAGTGTGCTCCCATGAGATCGCTGCCAGCACTGCCCAGCTTGTGGCTGCCTCTAAG GTGAAGGCAGACCGAAGTAATAAGAAACTTAATACACTGCTGCAAGCTTCCCGACATGTAAATGATATGGCTGCAGTCGTTGTGACTTCAACAAAAACTGGACAGATGCAAATCGAAGATAAGG ATCCCATGGATTTCTCAGGCATTTCCCTGATCAAGCTGAAGACGGAGGAAATGGAATCTCAG GTGAAAGTGTTGGAGCTGGAAAATCAGCTGTCCAACGAACGCCAGCGGCTGGGCGAGCTAAGAAAAAAACACTACGAGCTGGCTGGAGTTCCTCTCGATCAGACTGTAGAGAGAGACATTGATGGGTTTGTCAGTGTTTTACCTCCAGTGATGTCAGAGCCATCGCTGCCTGCACTGCCCAAACCTGAGCCTCCTAAAAACCATCCAGCTAAAAAACCTTCCATTTTCAAGTCTGGCAGCCTCCTTAAAAATAAG TTTAGGTGA
- the LOC131366998 gene encoding huntingtin-interacting protein 1-related protein isoform X1: MWEQPQRTEKMSRDKSEKKDKSEKALAAEKEQFVKLQLQSISKCITSTEAPIKAKYGRNILLGTHWESGAVTFWSHAVNLPLASNAIVSWKFCHMVHKLLRDGHPNTLRDSRGHVPNIKQMGTLWGSLHDRYGHIVALYAKFLCVKIDFHCKRTTIPPNLEAPDEVLERAIAVDINEVFEITGEVQDYMDAALVLQETVFRQLESNNTSSTTVVGQCRLAPLVLLIQDCSPLYHFLVKLLFKLHSRIPIDALLGHRERFRDQFNSLSQFFEKARSLEFFKSIIQIPDFPDSPPNFLRAASMTDYVKPVVVHDQFPEDDDTESQVEAGEGYPMFYSLNQYDPTNDIPAQRENESMRKELEALKPEMKMFKAEAQRAVVHLKDQVNKLEAELEDQRTHKQMALVENEQLRMEVEALRAQTAIAASMQASVDDSRVQTAQMHFTRLKEKHAELVTRHADLMRKNADMVKQLASTQQAQEELVQAKQQIAVELEQIKQENNTKLEAQKAEIVQMKQELQTSKAEITNVQSVLQSKEKTGDQLSSVLVGLQAEKETLMRSLKEQEAELANLRQSSQLHQTTLQQEREQTQREMSTLQSQLQEKVSREQEQQMELDKLKRELELKRAEALSVQSALQSKEAAGDQLSSVLVGLQAEKEKLLRLLKEQEAELAKLRQAAQLHQITLQQERDKYQREIDSLKSQLQEKLQREQEQQLEIAQLKQELETRRAEVTNVQSALHSKETAGHEMNTVLVGLQAQKETLMRSLKEQEAELANLRQAAQLHQTMLQQEREKNQRELSTLQSQLHAKLSRESELQLKLQEEQFCLLQCAVVEAEGIILDALAKVDDPMHVRCVCTPEYLINRAETTLVSIDKMQQSHAGYLRNLDDASGLLRSVTQFSHLAADTIVNGAAASHSAPTDQADRLTDNCRDCATHCLQFLKELKLKATLQGADPSAIRYTVQRILNQATDLRRNDADVLKAELADMVDKEMAATSTAIEDAVMRMEEILSQARRDTSGLKLEVNQSILGSCSDLMKAIHMLVTAATDLQKDIVESGRGSSSVKDFYAKNSCWTEGLISASKAVGWGATQMVDSADKVVTDRGKYEELIVCSHEIAASTAQLVAASKVKADRSNKKLNTLLQASRHVNDMAAVVVTSTKTGQMQIEDKDPMDFSGISLIKLKTEEMESQVKVLELENQLSNERQRLGELRKKHYELAGVPLDQTVERDIDGFVSVLPPVMSEPSLPALPKPEPPKNHPAKKPSIFKSGSLLKNKFR; the protein is encoded by the exons ATGTGGGAACAACCGCaaag GACTGAAAAAATGTCGAGagataaaagtgaaaaaaaggaCAAATCTGAGAAGGCGCTGGCAGCAGAAAAAGAACAATTTGTCAAACTTCAG CTGCAGAGCATTTCAAAGTGCATAACCAGCACAGAGGCTCCGATAAAGGCAAAATATGGCCGCA ATATCCTGTTAGGAACTCATTGGGAAAGTGGAGCCGTTACTTTCTGGTCCCATGCAGTGAATTTGCCTCTGGCCAGCAACGCCATCGTCAGCTGGAAATTCTGCCATATGGTGCATAAACTCCTACGTGATGGTCATCCTAAT ACCCTGCGAGATAGCCGAGGACATGTCCCAAATATTAAGCAAATGGGAACTTTATGG GGAAGCCTCCATGATCGATATGGGCATATTGTTGCTCTTTATGCAAAATTCCTGTGCGTCAAAATTGACTTCCATTGTAAG CGCACAACGATTCCACCAAATCTTGAAGCTCCTGACGAGGTCCTCGAGAGGGCTATTGCGGTTGATATAAACgaagt GTTTGAAATCACAGGTGAAGTGCAAGATTATATGGACGCTGCGCTTGTTTTACAAGAAACAG TTTTCAGACAGCTTGAATCCAACAATACGAGCTCGACGACCGTCGTGGGTCAGTGCCGCCTAGCTCCCTTGGTCCTGCTCATCCAAGACTGCAGCCCTCTCTATCACTTCCTCGTCAAGCTCCTGTTCAAGCTGCATAGCC GAATACCCATAGATGCTCTGTTGGGACATCGTGAGCGATTCCGTGATCAGTTCAACAG TCTTTCCCAGTTCTTTGAGAAAGCCAGGAGCCTGGAGTTCTTTAAATCCATCATACAGATCCCTGATTTTCCTGAT TCCCCTCCAAACTTCTTGCGTGCAGCTTCAATGACTGATTATGTCAAGCCAGTGGTGGTTCATGATCAGTTTCCTGAAGATGATGATACAGAGAGTCAGGTGGAAGCTGGTGAAGGATACCCGATG TTCTATTCTTTAAACCAATACGACCCAACAAATGATATACCTGCCCAAAG gGAGAATGAGTCTATGAGGAAGGAGCTCGAAGCACTGAAACCTGAGATGAAGATGTTCAAAGCTGAG GCCCAGCGTGCCGTCGTTCACCTGAAGGACCAGGTGAATAAGTTGGAGGCGGAGCTGGAAGATCAGCGCACTCACAAGCAGATGGCCTTGGTGGAGAATGAGCAGTTGCGCATGGAGGTGGAGGCATTAAGGGCACAGACAGCAATCGCAGCGAGTATGCAGGCCTCTGTAGATGACA GCCGAGTTCAAACTGCCCAGATGCATTTCACTCGGCTTAAAGAAAAGCATGCCGAGCTGGTCACCAGACACGCTGATCTCATGAGAAAG AATGCAGACATGGTGAAGCAGCTGGCCAGCACGCAGCAAGCCCAGGAGGAACTGGTCCAGGCCAAGCAGCAGATCGCAGTAGAATTGGAGCAGATCAAACAGGAGAACAATACGAAG CTTGAAGCACAGAAGGCAGAAATTGTCCAAATGAAGCAAGAGCTGCAGACCAGTAAAGCTGAAATTACAAATGTTCAGAGTGTGCTCCAGAGCAAAGAAaag acaggAGATCAGCTGAGCAGTGTGTTGGTGGGGCTTCAGGCTGAGAAGGAAACACTGATGCGTTCTCTGAAAGAGCAGGAGGCCGAGCTTGCTAACCTGCGCCAGAGCTCCCAGCTGCACCAGACAACACTGcagcaggagagagagcagACCCAGAGAGAGATGAGCACCCTGCAGAGCCAACTACAGGAAAAA GTGAGTCGAGAGCAGGAGCAGCAGATGGAGTTGGATAAACTAAAGAGAGAGCTGGAGTTGAAAAGAGCAGAGGCACTAAGTGTGCAGAGTGCACTACAGAGTAAAGAGGCG gcAGGAGATCAGCTGAGCAGTGTGTTGGTGGGGCTTCAGGCTGAGAAGGAAAAACTGTTGCGTTTACTGAAAGAGCAGGAGGCCGAGCTTGCTAAACTGCGCCAGGCTGCTCAGTTGCACCAGATCACGCtgcagcaagagagagacaaataccAGAGGGAGATTGACTCACTGAAGAGCCAACTACAAGAAAAA CTGCAGCgggagcaggagcagcagcTGGAAATCGCCCAACTGAAACAAGAGCTAGAGACGAGGAGAGCAGAAGTGACAAATGTTCAAAGTGCTCTTCACAGCAAGGAGACG GCTGGACATGAGATGAACACTGTGTTGGTGGGGCTGCAGGCTCAAAAGGAAACACTGATGCGTTCTCTGAAAGAGCAGGAGGCCGAGCTTGCTAACCTGCGCCAGGCTGCTCAGCTGCACCAGACCATGCtgcagcaggagagagagaagaaccaGAGAGAGCTGAGCACCCTGCAGAGCCAACTACATGCCAAG ttgagCCGGGAGTCGGAGCTTCAGCTAAAGCTGCAGGAGGAGCAGTTTTGCTTATTGCAATGCGCTGTGGTGGAGGCGGAGGGCATCATATTAGATGCTCTGGCCAAAGTGGATGACCCCATGCACGTGCGTTGTGTTTGCACTCCTG AATATTTGATCAATCGGGCCGAGACCACTCTGGTGTCCATTGACAAGATGCAACAAAGTCATGCTGGGTACTTAAGAAATCTGGATG ATGCCAGTGGGCTGTTGAGATCTGTGACTCAGTTTTCCCACCTTGCAGCAGACACTATTGTTAATGGAGCTGCTGCATCCCACTCTGCACCCACTGACCAAGCTGACA GGCTGACCGATAACTGCAGGGACTGTGCTACTCACTGTCTGCAGTTCCTTAAAGAGCTCAAGCTGAAGGCCACACTGCAGGGAGCTGACCCGAGCGCCATCCGCTACACGGTCCAGCGTATCCTCAACCAAGCcact GATTTACGACGAAATGATGCAGACGTTCTGAAAGCAGAGCTGGCAGACATGGTGGATAAAGAGATGGCTGCCACCTCCACCGCTATTGAGGATGCAGTTATGAGGATGGAG GAAATATTGAGCCAAGCAAGACGAGATACATCTGGATTAAAATTGGAAGTTAACCAAAG CATCCTTGGTTCCTGCTCTGATCTGATGAAA GCTATACACATGTTGGTCACAGCTGCCACAGATTTACAGAAGGACATTGTGGAAAGCGGTCGG GGATCTAGCTCTGTGAAAGATTTCTATGCCAAGAATTCCTGCTGGACTGAGGGGCTTATCTCCGCCTCCAAGGCTGTAGGATGGGGAGCCACACAGATGGT TGATTCTGCTGACAAAGTAGTGACAGACCGAGGCAAATATGAGGAACTGATAGTGTGCTCCCATGAGATCGCTGCCAGCACTGCCCAGCTTGTGGCTGCCTCTAAG GTGAAGGCAGACCGAAGTAATAAGAAACTTAATACACTGCTGCAAGCTTCCCGACATGTAAATGATATGGCTGCAGTCGTTGTGACTTCAACAAAAACTGGACAGATGCAAATCGAAGATAAGG ATCCCATGGATTTCTCAGGCATTTCCCTGATCAAGCTGAAGACGGAGGAAATGGAATCTCAG GTGAAAGTGTTGGAGCTGGAAAATCAGCTGTCCAACGAACGCCAGCGGCTGGGCGAGCTAAGAAAAAAACACTACGAGCTGGCTGGAGTTCCTCTCGATCAGACTGTAGAGAGAGACATTGATGGGTTTGTCAGTGTTTTACCTCCAGTGATGTCAGAGCCATCGCTGCCTGCACTGCCCAAACCTGAGCCTCCTAAAAACCATCCAGCTAAAAAACCTTCCATTTTCAAGTCTGGCAGCCTCCTTAAAAATAAG TTTAGGTGA